One window of the Trifolium pratense cultivar HEN17-A07 linkage group LG2, ARS_RC_1.1, whole genome shotgun sequence genome contains the following:
- the LOC123904815 gene encoding ethylene-responsive transcription factor ERF118-like, which produces MVRSRSHNVSKSTRILRVVYDDPDATDSSSDEESYFFDEEQRKRKRKRVVLEISVPNVLDDIVYVDETPVDNGPNKSIMNEKPRIKYKGVRIRKSGRWAAEIHNPIKGKREWLGTFDTAEEASKVYEAKKLEFEAITKVKNSASNNVASIETMVAILNEKKSDTLNVSSSLPQWVDCVSNLFESGEFSSDEPILESLESNPLEGEFMEQNLLDLCPLDTVRKPDVDATSDMSRIELNWLTFDELGWSLKYLDDLGLLDDL; this is translated from the coding sequence ATGGTTCGTTCACGAAGTCACAATGTCTCCAAAAGCACAAGAATATTGAGAGTCGTCTATGATGATCCTGATGCAACTGATTCATCATCGGATGAAGaaagttatttttttgacgaagaacaacggaagaggaagaggaagagagtTGTGCTTGAAATTTCAGTCCCTAATGTTTTAGATGACATTGTTTATGTCGATGAAACACCGGTCGATAATGGACCGAACAAGAGTATAATGAATGAAAAACCTCGTATCAAATACAAAGGTGTTCGAATTAGAAAATCAGGAAGATGGGCTGCAGAAATTCACAATCCCATTAAAGGTAAGCGCGAATGGTTAGGTACTTTCGATACAGCAGAAGAGGCATCCAAAGTATATGAAGCTAAAAAACTTGAATTTGAAGCCATAACTAAGGTGAAAAATAGTGCATCCAACAATGTTGCTTCTATTGAAACTATGGTTGCTATTTTGAATGAGAAAAAGAGTGATACGTTAAATGTATCTTCATCGTTGCCGCAATGGGTTGATTGTGTTTCCAATTTATTCGAGAGTGGtgaattttcaagtgatgaaccTATTCTTGAGAGTCTCGAGTCTAATCCTTTGGAGGGTGAATTTATGGAACAAAATTTGCTAGATTTATGTCCTTTGGACACGGTGCGAAAACCGGATGTCGATGCGACATCCGATATGTCTAGGATTGAACTTAATTGGTTAACATTTGATGAATTGGGGTGGAGTTTGAAATATTTGGATGATCTTGGTTTACTTGATGACCTTTAA
- the LOC123905950 gene encoding CEN-like protein 1: MSRGLEPLSVGRVIGEVVDIFNPSVRMNVTYSTKQVANGHELMPSIVMNKPRVDIGGDDMRSAYTLIMTDPDAPSPSDPYLREHLHWMVTDIPGTTDVSFGNEIVEYESPKPVIGIHRYVFILFKQRGRQTVRAPNSRDNFNTRRFSNENNLGLPVAAVYFNAQRETAARRR, from the exons ATGTCTAGGGGATTGGAACCACTTTCTGTGGGAAGGGTGATAGGAGAAGTTGTTGATATTTTCAATCCAAGTGTTAGAATGAATGTGACATATTCCACTAAACAAGTTGCAAATGGTCATGAGTTAATGCCCTCTATTGTTATGAACAAGCCAAGGGTTGATATTGGGGGTGATGACATGAGGTCTGCTTATACTTTG ATCATGACAGACCCAGATGCTCCTAGTCCTAGTGATCCATATTTAAGGGAACATCTCCACTG GATGGTCACAGATATTCCAGGCACCACAGATGTCTCTTTTG GAAATGAGATTGTGGAGTATGAGAGTCCAAAGCCAGTAATAGGAATCCATAGATATGTCTTCATCTTGTTCAAACAGAGAGGGAGACAAACAGTGAGAGCCCCAAATTCTAGAGACAATTTCAACACAAGAAGGTTCTCAAATGAGAATAACCTTGGCTTACCTGTTGCTGCAGTTTACTTCAATGCTCAAAGAGAAACTGCGGCAAGAAGAAGGTGA
- the LOC123905949 gene encoding E3 ubiquitin-protein ligase XBAT33-like translates to MGNSFGCSASGERLVSAARDGDLIEAKMLLEFNPGLAKYSTFGGLNSPLHFAASKGHNEIVALLLENGADVNSRNYCGQTALMQACRHGHWEVVQTLMLHRCNVMKADYLSGRTALHFAAVSGHVRCIRLVVADFVSSVPYETLHARVDADVGDGLNTKRKQEQSALCKFVNKTADAGITALHMAALNGYFDCVQLLLDLNAYVSASTYHYGTSMDLIGAGSTPLHYAACGGNLKCCQILLSKGATRMALNCNGWLPLDVARMWGRHWLEPLLSPSSDTVVSPFPTSNFLSLPLMSVLNIARECGLHSSTTSSNEIDFCAVCLERPCSVAAEGCMHELCVRCALYLCSTANVSSEMHVPPGSIPCPLCRHGIISFVKLPSFKPKENKLHGSLSMCTPCIQHPRDVDQPSLSHSTPEIRKNRVASVSSEMLCPVTCTPFPSVAIPLCTTCNDGPCPPFEPQEDEAQDESPRHSQASTTDQDKMEGPKLVKTTCSSMFWGRRSCSRENQCNSEINA, encoded by the exons ATGGGAAATTCTTTTGGGTGTTCAGCTTCTGGTGAGAGATTGGTATCTGCTGCAAGAGATGGTGATTTGATTGAAGCAAAGATGCTTTTGGAATTCAATCCTGGTCTTGCAAAGTATTCAACTTTTGGTGGTCTTAATTCACCTCTTCATTTTGCAGCTTCTAAGGGTCATAACGAG ATTGTGGCATTGTTGCTTGAGAATGGAGCTGATGTGAATTCAAGAAATTATTGTGGGCAG ACAGCTTTGATGCAAGCTTGTAGACATGGTCATTGGGAAGTTGTACAAACCCTTATGCTCCACCGATGCAAT GTTATGAAAGCAGATTATCTCAGTGGAAGGACCGCTCTTCACTTTGCAGCTGTCAGTGGGCATGTAAGATGCATTAGACTTGTTGTGGCTGACTTTGTTTCAAGTGTTCCTTATGAAACTCTACATGCTCGTGTCGATGCTGACGTGGGTGATGGATTaaatacaaaaagaaaacagGAACAAAG TGCATTATGCAAGTTTGTAAACAAGACAGCTGATGCTGGTATTACTGCACTTCATATGGCGGCGTTAAACGGATATTTTGATTGTGTACAACTGCTACTGGATCTTAATGCATACGTGTCAGCTTCAACATATCATTATGGAACATCTATGGATTTAatag GGGCCGGAAGCACTCCGTTGCATTACGCTGCTTGTGGTGGAAATTTAAAATGCTGTCAG ATCCTCCTTTCAAAAGGTGCTACTCGGATGGCTTTGAACTGCAATGG GTGGCTTCCACTTGATGTTGCTAGGATGTGGGGCCGTCATTGGCTTGAACCGTTGCTGTCACCCAGTTCAGATACTGTTGTATCACCATTCCCTACTTCAAATTTTTTGTCCTTGCCCCTCATGAGTGTTCTCAACATAGCCAG AGAATGTGGATTGCACTCATCTACGACCTCCTCCAATGAGATCGACTTCTGTGCTGTCTGCTTGGAGAGGCCATGTTCAGTGGCTGCAGAAG GATGTATGCATGAGCTTTGTGTAAGATGTGCACTCTATCTTTGCTCAACAGCCAATGTTTCTTCTGAAATGCATGTCCCTCCTGGTTCTATTCCTTGTCCCCTTTGTCGACACGGAATTATTTCTTTCGTCAAGTTACCAAGTTtcaaaccaaaagaaaataaattacatgGTTCACTCAGCATGTGTACACCATGCATACAGCATCCACGCGATGTAGATCAACCATCTCTTTCTCATAGTACACCAGAAATTCGAAAAAACCGGGTAGCTTCTGTTTCTTCTGAGATGCTGTGTCCTGTCACTTGTACACCGTTTCCATCCGTAGCAATTCCTCTATGTACTACATGCAATGATGGTCCTTGTCCACCATTTGAACCTCAGGAAGATGAAGCACAAGATGAATCTCCTCGTCACTCACAAGCTTCGACAACAGATCAAGATAAAATGGAAGGGCCAAAACTGGTGAAAACAACATGTTCAAGTATGTTTTGGGGTAGAAGAAGTTGCAGCAGGGAGAATCAATGCAATTCAGAAATAAATGCTTGA